The following coding sequences lie in one Synechococcus sp. MW101C3 genomic window:
- a CDS encoding RpoD/SigA family RNA polymerase sigma factor: MGTPPRSTSAASAAGGGIKPPPRVGQQRSSGRLSVDSIGWYLSNIGRVPLLTAAEEIELAHHVQGMKRLLELPPESLTVRQRHQIRMGTRARDRMMAANLRLVVSVAKKYQNQGLELLDLVQEGAIGLERAVDKFDPAMGYKFSTYAYWWIRQGMTRAIDNSARTIRLPIHISEKLSKMRRITRELSHRFGRQPNRLELAHAMGMEPRELEELIAQSAPCASLDAHARGEEDRSTLGELIADPASHEPMDHMDRSLQKEHLGAWLSQLNEREQKILKLRFGLEGSEPLTLAEIGRAINVSRERVRQLEAKAIMKLRLMSNFQQAA, from the coding sequence ATGGGGACACCTCCGCGATCCACATCTGCAGCTTCGGCTGCGGGCGGCGGCATCAAGCCACCGCCGCGGGTGGGTCAACAGCGGTCCAGTGGGCGCTTGAGCGTCGATTCGATCGGCTGGTATCTCAGCAACATCGGCCGTGTACCACTTCTTACGGCGGCTGAAGAGATTGAACTGGCGCATCACGTGCAGGGGATGAAACGCCTGCTCGAATTGCCTCCCGAGAGTCTCACCGTGCGGCAGCGGCACCAGATCCGCATGGGCACCCGTGCCCGCGACCGCATGATGGCCGCCAACCTGCGGCTGGTGGTGAGCGTCGCCAAGAAGTACCAGAACCAGGGCCTCGAGCTGCTCGATCTGGTGCAGGAAGGGGCGATCGGGCTGGAGCGCGCCGTCGACAAGTTCGATCCGGCCATGGGCTACAAGTTCTCCACCTATGCCTATTGGTGGATCCGCCAGGGCATGACCCGGGCGATCGACAACAGCGCCCGCACGATCCGGCTGCCGATCCACATCTCCGAGAAGCTCTCGAAGATGCGGCGCATCACCCGCGAGCTGTCGCACCGCTTCGGCCGCCAGCCCAACCGGCTGGAGCTGGCCCATGCCATGGGCATGGAGCCCCGCGAGCTGGAGGAGCTGATCGCCCAGAGCGCTCCCTGTGCCTCCCTCGACGCCCACGCCCGCGGCGAGGAAGACCGCAGCACCCTGGGTGAGCTGATCGCCGATCCGGCCAGCCACGAGCCCATGGACCACATGGACCGCAGCCTGCAGAAGGAGCACCTGGGCGCCTGGCTCTCCCAGCTCAATGAGCGGGAGCAGAAGATCCTCAAGCTGCGTTTCGGCCTGGAGGGCTCCGAGCCGCTCACGCTCGCCGAGATCGGCCGCGCGATCAATGTGTCGCGCGAACGGGTGCGCCAGCTGGAGGCCAAGGCGATCATGAAGCTGCGGCTGATGAGCAACTTCCAGCAGGCCGCCTGA
- a CDS encoding MFS transporter — protein MGWPRPSTRFCVFLTLLNDRLGESIVFPLLPFLLASFTSDGRTLGLLAGSYALAQFLFTPLIGALSDRFGRRPVIAGCVAGSVLGLGGFALTLAVPWPAGSAWPLPLLFVARLIDGVSGGTAATAGAVLADISPPEKRAKAFGLIGVAFGVGFMLGPALGGLLAEISLTLPLLVAVAVAAVNLVLVLTALPETHPPEARQALPRKRELNPLSQLSKVFSNSQVRRLCLAFFLFFLAFNGFTAVLVLYFKEMFGWGPGLSAAAFLVVGVVATLVQGGLIGPLVKRFGEWRLTMAGLGMVIAGTLLVPLATPATAQPLVFIAVAVLAAGTGLVTPSLRSLVSRRLDSGGQGAALGSLQGLQSLGSFIGPPLAGVAYELIGEKSPFWLSIVLLAGVAVLIAFGLPQAGAQRQATAVQK, from the coding sequence GACAGGCTGGGCGAGAGCATCGTGTTTCCGCTGCTGCCCTTTCTGCTGGCCAGCTTCACCAGCGATGGCCGCACGCTGGGGCTGCTGGCGGGCAGTTACGCCCTGGCCCAGTTCCTGTTCACGCCGCTGATCGGCGCCCTCAGCGACCGCTTCGGGCGGCGGCCCGTGATCGCCGGCTGTGTGGCCGGCTCGGTGCTCGGCCTGGGCGGTTTTGCGCTCACGCTGGCGGTGCCCTGGCCGGCGGGCAGTGCCTGGCCGCTGCCGCTGCTGTTCGTGGCGCGGCTGATCGATGGCGTGAGCGGCGGCACGGCCGCCACCGCCGGTGCCGTGCTGGCCGATATCAGCCCACCGGAGAAGCGGGCCAAGGCCTTCGGCCTGATCGGCGTGGCCTTCGGGGTGGGCTTCATGCTCGGCCCTGCCCTGGGGGGGCTGCTGGCGGAGATCAGCCTCACCCTGCCGTTGCTGGTGGCCGTGGCCGTGGCGGCGGTGAACCTGGTGCTGGTGCTCACCGCCCTGCCGGAAACCCATCCACCGGAAGCACGCCAGGCGCTGCCGCGCAAGCGCGAGCTCAACCCGCTCAGCCAGCTGAGCAAGGTGTTCAGCAACTCGCAGGTGCGGCGCCTGTGCCTGGCCTTCTTCCTGTTCTTCCTGGCCTTCAACGGCTTCACCGCCGTGCTGGTGCTCTATTTCAAGGAGATGTTCGGCTGGGGGCCGGGCCTGTCGGCCGCGGCCTTCCTGGTGGTGGGCGTGGTGGCCACGCTGGTGCAGGGGGGCCTGATCGGACCGCTGGTGAAGCGGTTCGGCGAATGGCGGCTCACGATGGCGGGGCTGGGCATGGTGATCGCCGGCACGCTGCTGGTGCCGTTGGCCACTCCCGCCACCGCCCAGCCGCTGGTGTTCATCGCGGTGGCGGTGCTGGCGGCGGGCACCGGTCTGGTCACCCCCAGCCTGCGCAGCCTGGTGTCGCGGCGGCTCGACAGCGGCGGCCAGGGCGCTGCCCTGGGCAGCCTGCAGGGCCTGCAGAGCCTGGGCAGCTTCATCGGCCCGCCGCTGGCGGGGGTGGCCTATGAACTGATCGGCGAAAAGAGCCCGTTCTGGTTGAGCATCGTGCTGCTGGCGGGCGTGGCGGTGCTGATCGCCTTTGGGTTACCCCAAGCCGGGGCGCAAAGGCAAGCAACCGCTGTACAGAAGTGA
- the ppk1 gene encoding polyphosphate kinase 1, with protein sequence MREPVVAPELYINRELSWIAFNSRVLAQALDPRTPLLEQAKFSAIFSNNLDEFFMVRVASLKSQLEAGVDTLSDDGLTPKQQLQAIHERLRPLLEQQQAHYRGHMKRSLAEHGVHLLDYQRLNKAQKQWADDYFKTAIFPVLTPLAVDPAHPFPFMSNLSLNVAALIRDPDTGQQQFARVKVPQKNLPRFVEIPTELSGRNAKDVVYCAVPLEQVVAFNLQLLFPGMTIEGHYFFRITRDADLELRDLEADDLMEALQEGLRKRRRGGEVVRLEVADEMPEEVVEQLVEATDVEPEDLYRINGPLGLDDLMSLLAIPLPQLKDKPHIGRTNVALARTQKSRLEDGSLKAEDFQSIFAVLRRNDVLLHHPYDLFATSVEEFINQAADDPSVMAIKMTLYRTSKNSPIISALIRAAENGKQVMALVELKARFDEDNNIQWARQLERSGVHVVYGVLGLKTHTKIMLVVRKEKERLRSYVHIGTGNYNSKTSSLYTDIGLLSANEDLGKDLVELFNYLTGFSKQQSFRRLLVAPVTLRKGMEGLIQREIDHARAGLGGSIRAKMNSLVDPPIIALLYAASQAGVTVELVIRGMCSLRPGVPGVSDNIKVVSVIGRFLEHSRLFRFGNGGEPEMYFGSADWMPRNLDRRVEAVAPIKDPAQHLVLDRLLDTYLNDNVAAWDMQPDGTFIQRQAEGEEHCAQLDLINGWRTSLQPSANA encoded by the coding sequence ATGCGTGAACCAGTGGTGGCCCCGGAGCTCTACATCAACCGGGAGCTGAGCTGGATCGCCTTCAACAGCCGGGTGCTGGCCCAGGCACTCGATCCCCGCACGCCGTTGCTCGAACAGGCGAAATTCAGCGCCATTTTCAGCAATAACCTCGATGAATTCTTCATGGTGAGGGTGGCCTCGCTGAAGTCGCAGCTGGAGGCGGGTGTGGACACCCTCAGCGACGACGGTCTCACCCCGAAGCAGCAGCTGCAGGCGATTCATGAGCGGCTGCGGCCGCTGCTGGAACAGCAGCAGGCGCACTATCGCGGCCACATGAAGCGCAGCCTGGCGGAGCACGGCGTGCACCTGCTCGACTACCAGCGGCTCAACAAGGCCCAGAAACAGTGGGCCGACGACTACTTCAAGACGGCGATCTTTCCGGTGCTCACCCCGCTGGCGGTGGATCCGGCGCACCCGTTTCCGTTCATGAGCAACCTGAGCCTGAACGTGGCGGCGTTGATCCGCGATCCGGACACCGGCCAGCAGCAGTTCGCCCGGGTGAAGGTGCCGCAGAAGAACCTGCCGCGCTTCGTGGAAATCCCCACCGAGCTCAGCGGCCGCAACGCCAAGGACGTGGTGTACTGCGCCGTGCCGCTCGAGCAGGTGGTGGCCTTCAACCTGCAACTGCTGTTCCCCGGCATGACGATCGAGGGGCACTACTTCTTCCGCATCACCCGCGACGCCGACCTGGAACTGCGGGATCTGGAGGCGGACGATCTGATGGAGGCGCTGCAGGAAGGCCTGCGCAAGCGGCGGCGGGGCGGCGAGGTGGTGCGCCTGGAGGTGGCCGATGAGATGCCCGAGGAAGTGGTGGAGCAGCTGGTGGAAGCCACCGATGTGGAACCGGAAGACCTCTACCGGATCAATGGCCCCCTGGGCCTCGACGACCTGATGAGCCTGCTGGCCATTCCCCTGCCCCAGCTCAAGGACAAACCGCACATCGGCCGCACCAACGTGGCCCTGGCACGCACCCAGAAGAGCCGCCTGGAGGATGGCTCACTCAAGGCCGAAGACTTCCAGAGCATCTTCGCGGTGCTGCGCCGCAACGACGTGCTGCTGCACCACCCTTACGACCTGTTCGCCACCTCGGTGGAGGAATTCATCAACCAGGCCGCCGATGACCCCTCGGTCATGGCGATCAAGATGACCCTCTACCGCACCTCCAAGAATTCGCCGATCATTTCGGCGCTGATCCGGGCGGCCGAGAACGGCAAGCAGGTGATGGCGCTGGTGGAGCTGAAGGCTCGCTTCGACGAGGACAACAACATCCAGTGGGCCCGCCAGCTGGAGCGCTCCGGAGTCCATGTGGTGTACGGGGTGCTCGGCCTCAAGACCCACACCAAGATCATGCTGGTGGTGCGCAAGGAGAAGGAGCGGTTGCGCAGCTACGTGCACATCGGCACCGGCAACTACAACTCCAAAACCTCCAGCCTCTACACCGACATCGGCCTGCTCTCGGCGAACGAGGACCTGGGCAAGGATCTGGTGGAGTTGTTCAACTACCTCACCGGCTTCTCCAAGCAGCAGAGCTTCCGCCGCCTGCTGGTGGCGCCGGTCACGCTGCGCAAGGGCATGGAGGGGCTGATTCAGCGTGAGATCGACCATGCCCGCGCCGGCCTGGGCGGCTCGATCCGGGCAAAAATGAATTCGCTGGTGGATCCGCCGATCATCGCCCTGCTCTATGCGGCCTCCCAGGCCGGGGTCACTGTTGAGCTGGTGATCCGGGGCATGTGCAGCCTGCGGCCGGGCGTGCCCGGCGTGAGCGACAACATCAAGGTGGTGAGCGTGATCGGGCGCTTCCTGGAGCACTCCCGCCTGTTCCGCTTCGGCAATGGCGGCGAACCGGAAATGTATTTCGGCAGCGCCGACTGGATGCCCCGCAACCTGGATCGGCGGGTGGAAGCGGTGGCACCGATCAAGGATCCGGCCCAGCACTTAGTGCTGGATCGGCTGCTCGATACGTATCTCAATGACAATGTCGCCGCCTGGGACATGCAACCCGACGGCACCTTCATCCAACGGCAGGCGGAAGGGGAGGAGCATTGCGCCCAGCTGGATCTGATCAACGGCTGGCGCACTTCGCTGCAACCCTCAGCAAACGCCTGA